In Terriglobales bacterium, the genomic stretch TGTACGGGACGTATGAGGAAGTGAGCATCACCTAGCGGCGTCTCGCGCGCTTTGCCTTCCCTACTTTCTTCGCTACGGCGGCTGCGCGCATCACCGTTTTCTTCATGCGGTTGGCGCCGGCCCAGTAGAGCGAGAGCTCGTGGCTGTCGGGGTCGTCGAGGTAGGCGTGACGCCATCCCCAGGGCATCATGCGCGGCATCTGCGTGATGTACACGCCCTTCTGCTGCAGCTTCTTGCAGAACTCATCCAGCTCGCGAATCTCGAAGTAGAGCCGCACGCCTTCGCTGGCCACCGGGGCGCCCTGGCTCGCCAGATGGAGCGCGATGGTGCCGTCGCCGCCCGGCGCACGCAGCCGCGCGTACACCGTCTTGCCCTCGAAGCGGAACTCCTCGATGACCTTCATGCCCAGCATGCCGGAGTAGAAGCGTACGCCGCGGGCCACGTCGCGGGCGTAGATCATGGCGTGGTTGAAGGTGAGCTTGGAGCCCTCAGGCTTGCCCTTGGGCTTGCCCTTGGGCGCTGCGGCTTTGCGCTTTTTCGGAGTCCGGTTGGCCATGATTGGAGAATCCGCCTCCGCGCCAGTATCATCAGATACTTTGTGGGCGTCAAGGCGCGAGCGTTTATGACAAACCTAGGTCCTTCGACTCGGGTTTCCCCGGCTGAAGACGGCGCCGGGGCCCCTCCCTCCCCTTCGACTTCGCTCAGGGCTGGCTTCGCTCGGCTGAAAGACAGGACAACAGCCTCGAACATATGGGCCCCGTGAAAAAAGCTCTCGCTCACCTTAAACAATCCGACCCGGTACTCGCCGGCGTGATCGCGCGCGTGGGGCCGATGAAGATGCCGCGGATCCCGCCCACGTTCCACTTCG encodes the following:
- a CDS encoding VOC family protein encodes the protein MANRTPKKRKAAAPKGKPKGKPEGSKLTFNHAMIYARDVARGVRFYSGMLGMKVIEEFRFEGKTVYARLRAPGGDGTIALHLASQGAPVASEGVRLYFEIRELDEFCKKLQQKGVYITQMPRMMPWGWRHAYLDDPDSHELSLYWAGANRMKKTVMRAAAVAKKVGKAKRARRR